GAGGATGCAACACTTTTATGCGTTTGATACTTTTATGTGCCTTATTGAACATCTATAGGTGGTGTATAAGCAACGTTCATATTTCCTTTCCTATCTTTctatttttttcttttctttttctttcttttttgtgTTCAGTTTGTGTTCAGTTTGTGTTCAGTTTGTGTTCAGTTTGTGTTCAGTTTGTGTTCAGTTTGTGTTCAGTTTACACGCCTCAATATCACAATTATTTTctcacaaatgaaatataaagTACTAAAATGTGTCTTATTGTTTTACTGTAGGAAGTGGTTTGTTTTATAAGTACCATGATACCTCTCACTCACAGCAGGTTCAGTCCAGTTTACAGGCCACCCAGTCTCTGGACCACGTTGGCCacgtaaccctaacccaaaaaaacagaaaataaaaTCAACACTTTAATGGATGCTATTTTCTCATTGTTCATATTGTAACTTTTTACAAGAGAGTAAATAAAGTGTTCAAATCAAACTAATGGGATAGGTTCTCTCAGAGATGTCTGGATACAAACACACAATCATGGATAGAATCCATATTTTTATTTGGTTTTTACAAGGCatgtcagttaggaacaaattcttctCTACAATAACAGCAACAAAAATACATCCCTCGTGTTAAAGTGGTGTTGTGTgcatgactggctggctggctgactggctggctgactggctggctgactggctgactggctggctgactggctgactggctggctgactggctggctggctgactggctagctggctggctgactggctgactggctggctgactggctgactggctgactggctgactggctggctggctggctgactggctggctggctgactggctggctggctggctgactggctggctgactggctggcaggGCTATTTCAGTGCAAGGCTGAATGAAGGGTTGTAGAGCGCCATGGCCATAATGATGTGGGGACGGACCAAAACAGGCCACTGATTTTGGTTAGGGGTTTGCCAGAGAGCGACCGAACACACCCAGTGAAACGATGAATGCTGGGTATGAATATGCTTCATACTGTCGGCATCCACAAAGCCCATATCACTTTAGGAGTATGCTGTCTTTGAACAGCGAAGATGGTTTCTCTCCTTGTCGTTTTGTGTCTGCTTGTGTAGCGACAGGTCAATCAGGTGATAAGTAGGCCTAACTTTACCTGCCACCTGGGCCCGGCTTTTTAAAAGTTATCTGTCCAGATTACATCCATCGGATAAGATGAAATGCATAGAAACAGAATGAATAGAACGGgagttcccattcaagtcaatgattcgTCCTATTCAttcgttctattcattctatatcTATGTCTTTAATCCTATCCGATAGGTGAACTCCAGGTAGATAAGGCCCTGATGACTGGTGTTAGCTCAAACAAGCAACCTGAGTTCAAACCCAGTAGGTCACACCTGCTGCTCGGGGGTTTAGGCCTATGTTGCTATAGAAAACGTCTTAGTGTAAAAAGTCACAGGTATTGTGTAGTAAGggtgctgctgaggggaggacagctcacctggaaaccatgtgtttgatgtatttgataccgttccactgattccgctccagtcattacaacgagcccgtcctccccaagcCACCAACCTTTTGTGGTGCATTGTTTGAGCAGATTAACGCTACAGTGAAAAAGACATGAAAACCATACTTTTCAAAATGTTCCCCCATGTTCTTTAGCTGTAACACAGTATACTATTGGACAATATGTGATAGTGCTTGATAATATAACACCAAGATCACTTTCACCTGACTTCACAGCTGAGCAGCACAGTGTCATGAAGGTCAGTGTGTAGTGGGAAGTTATAGCAGGCGGCCATATTGGATAATTAACTGAAGAGGAACAGTGTTTTGGTCCATGTGCAAACCACAAATGGATTCAATTTACAGTAACCACAGGCCTCACTTTTATAGTGATCAACACTCTGAATATAATGGGTTTAATAAGAACACCCTGGTTGGTGAAGTCAATATACATATTATTGATTCATTTACATTATTCACTTGGGTACAGCTGACTTAATAATGTTACACCATTTTGTAAATGGAAGTTGGTTCATATGATGAAGCGTTTAGATTCCATGGCTGTGGAGTTAGCTGGGTGTGGCCTCTCATGGCTGGCCCAGAAATACAGCCCAGCCACAGGCACATGCTAAGCATAACCTATAATATAGGCTGCTGTGGTTTTCCCTGAAATAACTCCTGCTTTTGAAAAGTAGCTTCTCTCTTGGGGAGAAGCTCGCCCACATAATGAGTACTTAGAAGTTATGTTTTTCATATAAAACTGGCTAACTTTATAAAAGTGAGATTCCGCAAGGATACTACATATAGTACTGCAGCAGGTGGTCAGTGTTTCTCCTAGTTTCACTCCCTTAGTTTCCAACAGAGGCCCCACCACCCCGCCTAGATAATGCCATGGGAGGTGCTTGGGTTGTTTCTTGCTTCCAGGCAGCATCTGTATTGGAGCGATGTTTCCCCGATTCACAGATGAATTGTGAAAAGAGCTTCTGTTCTGTGTCATCGTGCTTGTGTATCATCTTCCTCTTATCATCAGGGAATGATCTCAGGGATCTCATTGAAGTGGGAAGAGCAACGTAGGCACCTATTTATAAAGGTACAAAATAACATCAAGCCCAGAACCTGAATGGAAAGTCTGATTTCTTAGTCTATATTACTGGTTTGGACTTACATGACGTCACTGTCTTACTCAGTACTTATGTCGACTATATTTAGATGTAGGCCTAGAATTTACAACTTCAAATGACAAGTGGGGAGATGTAATTTTGCTAAGTAACGTAATGATTTATAATGACGAACTTCCTATTTTGTCATAGAAAATTGTGAAATTGCTCTTATGGTCAGCAATCGTCCTACGCAACTACATCCTTGGTGTGAGCTTCTTCCAACACTCAGAATTACACATGGGAGGAAAAACAGTTAACAATGAAGAGCTTCACTGAAAATGATAGAAACATAAAGAGTAGGTCATAAAGAGTAGGTATGAGTATGTCCTGACCTACTCATAAAGAGTAGGTCATAAAGAGTAGTTATGAGTATGTCCTGACCTACTCATAAAGAGTAGGTCATAAAGAGTAGGTATGAGTATGTCCTGACCTACTCATAAAGAGTGGGTCATAAAGAGTAGGTATGAGTATGTCCTGACCTACTCATAAAGAGTAGGTCATAAAGAGTAGGTATGAGTATGTCCTGACCTACTCATAAAGAGTAGGTCATAAAGAGTAGGTATGAGTATGTCCTGACCTACTCAAAAAGAGTGGGTTATAAAGAGTAGGTCATAAAGAGTAGGTATGAGTATGTCCTGACCTACTCAAAAAGAGTGGGTTATAAAGAGTAGGTTATAAAGAGTAGGTATGAGTATGTCCTGACCTACTCAAAAAGAGTAGGTCATAAAGAGTAGGTATGAGTATGTCCTGACCTACTCAAAAGAGTAGGTTATAAAGAGTAGGTATGAGTATGTCCTGACCTACTCAAAAAGAGTAGGTCATAAAGAGTAGGTATGAGTATGTCCTGACCTACTCATAAAGAGTGGGCTATAAAGAGTAGGTATGAGTATGCCCTGACCTACTCATAAAGAGTAGGTCATAAAGAGTAGGTATGAGTATGTCCTGACCTACTCATAAAGAGTGGGCTATAAAGAGTAGGTATGAGTATGTCCTGACCTACTCATAAAGAGTAGGTCATAAAGAGTAGGTATGAGTATGTCCTGACCTACTCATAAAGAGTAGGTCATAAAGAGTAGGTATGAGTATGTCCTGACCTACTCATAAAGAGTAGGTCATAAAGAGTAGGTATGAGTATGTCCTGACCTACTCAAAAAGAGTGGGTTATAAAGAGTAGGTTATAAAGAGTAGGTATGAGTATGTCCTGACCTACTCAAAAAGAGTAGGTCATAAAGAGTAGGTATGAGTATGTCCTGACCTACTCAAAAGAGTAGGTTATAAAGAGTAGGTATGAGTATGTCCTGACCTACTCAAAAAGAGTAGGTCATAAAGAGTAGGTATGAGTATGTCCTGACCTACTCATAAAGAGTGGGCTATAAAGAGTAGGTATGAGTATGCCCTGACCTACTCATAAAGAGTAGGTCATAAAGAGTAGGTATGAGTATGTCCTGACCTACTCATAAAGAGTGGGCTATAAAGAGTAGGTATGAGTATGTCCTGACCTACTCATAAAGAGTAGGTCATAAAGAGTAGGTATGAGTATGTCCTGACCTACTCATAAAGAGTAGATCATAAAGAGTAGGTATAAGTATGTCCTGACCTACTCATAAAGAGTAGGTCATAAAGAGTAGGTATGAGTATGTCCTGACCTACTCATAAAGAGTGGGTTATAAAGAGTAGGTCAGGACATTCTATCCTGTTAATGTGTTACATTCTTCATAAAAACCCTAAACTGAACACTTCACACATTGGCGAGTTCATGGCAAGTGAGCTATACTTGATTGAACAGAATTTTGGACGTGTTCCTAAACACAATGACACCAACACCACATTGTCCACATTATAGTAAATGTGAGATGGTCCCACTCTGGGACAgtgttctctctcttcagtctgcCACCTAGTGGCCATAGAAGAAACACACAATTTACAAGGCTAATAATTTAGTCAAATGGACACTCATCAGGTCACATGGTCCTTAAAAACTCTCATCCCTCATCAGGCCTCCTAAACATCCCCTTGATTCTATTTGCCAGAAATGATCATTCATGCTTTTTGTCATCTCTGAAAATCCCAGAAACATGGTGGTGTTGTTTCCTGGTGTTATTGTAGAGGGTTATTCTACCTCTTACCTCATATGGGTTGAGGACATAACATGTAAAGATATGTGTGTAAATGCTGTTTACTTGCTGTGGCAGGGAACGAAGACAGCTGTGCCGAAAACGGCAAAGTCTACAGCAACAACGAGATTTGGAACCCGGAGCCATGTAAGatctgtgtgtgtgacctggggACTATTACCTGTGAGGACATCCGATGTGAAGACCTAGCCTGTAAGGAAACCAGCACCCCTGAGGGAGAATGTTGCCCTGTGTGTTCTGAGGCCGCAGGAACCCAGGGCCAGCAGGCTACTACCTGGGATAATCTGCTACCAAAGATCAAAACGGGTGACTACATTCTCACCACATTACATTGATCCATGTTTTACAGTTTCAAGTGCCCACTAAGAGAATTATTCCTCATGGTCATGATGGAATGGTGTTCGATTAATGGTGTTGTTACATTTCTTACAACATTCTCATTTCAGACTCTCTACATCCTCTCAGTTCTCTCAGTATTTTCTAATAGGACCTACGTCTGATTCATATTCTGTTCTTCAATCTCCATGACTCAGTAGACGAGAAGAAGGATGAGACCTGCAGGGACAACGGGCAGGTGTACGCCCACAATGACATGTGGACCCCAGAGCcgtgcaaggtgtgtgtgtgtgacagtggaaCCACCATCTgtgaggaggtgcagtgtgagatGGTGGGGAACTGTGAGAAGGTGACCATCCCTGAGGGAGAGTGCTGCCCCGTGTGTGACAGCTTCTCCAGCGCTAACAGGAGGATAGgtgagatatatatgtatatatacatacatgctTAAACATATATATGAATTATATGTCTAAAGGGCGCGGCTCACATGTCTACATCATTACCTCAGATGAACTGTGACTGCAAGGTGTTGCATGGAAACCCAAGTGTGAAACGTAGCGATTAACTTTGGATTCCCTGGAGGTGTCTCACTGACTGATGATAAGAGGGGAAAACATACTAGATTTCATAGTGTTTCAACATATAACACAGTATCAAGTCATTGAAGATCACATGTCAAATTAAGGATGAAAGATCTACGTTAAAATCTGATTTCTTCCTTTCCCTTCCTCAAAGAAATGATGGCGTTCAAGGTGAGTAATGATAAAAGATATTCTCAATCTTCCGTTTTCCAATTTTTACTTGGACACACCCCTGAATATTAGCCTGAGTGCCCGTCTGTTTGTGTTGTCACGCCAGctccttgtcactcattgtcatACACGTATTTGGCTTGACATGAGCAATGGGGTTGgtaagagcacaaacagatctggaaccaggctacctGAATAGCTGAGCTGATTGTCACATTGTTATGTGATGCATTTGATTTCCAGGGTCAGAAAGGCGAACCTGGTGATATCCCTTACGTAAGTCTGTGTCATACCTCTCAGAGACAGCGCATCTGTTAATTAACAATTAATGTGACTGTTGACACCTATTATGACAACTGTTATCAAAAACATCATACTGTCACTTTTATaagtttttgttgttttttgtttccAGGTCGTGGGCCAGTAGGTCAACCCGGACCAATGGTGAGCACTCTGTAGACATTATTATTTGACATGATTATGTTAGAAGTTTCTCTTACGGGTCATCGTTATGGATGGAATTGAATCAATGGAACTGTACCAaagacatcaaacacatggatacaatgtgtttgactccattccattgattctattccaaccattacaatgagcccgtcctcttatagctcctcccaccagcctcctctggtatacTGTATAGAAGTTTGGCTGGCCACTCCCCTCCTAATTTTCAGTCAGATTCCCTTTACCACACTAGATGGTACTATAGAGTGTCAGTAAGGAGGGTTAGCTGATGCTACTACTGCGGTCTCTGTCCACAGCTACAGTGGGAAGACACTACTGCTAGTGTAAAATATCATGTGAAGTGATGATGTTTCTTGTTATCTGTGTCAATGTTTCAGGGTCCTCCCGGAGCTCAGGGGAGCAGAGGATACACTGGTTTCAAGGGCAGAAAAGTATGTCTAACACCATGACATTTACATCTAGAGAAGCGTGTTACAATACTGCGACTTCAATGTGACCGAGGACCAACAAACTATCCTGAGATAACTCACTGCTCTTCAGTACCTTCATATGTTTGAATCTGGTAGACATGTCAAATCATCTCTCTGTAGTAGTGACGTTCAATACTGTCACTCATGTGTTTGCATATGTTTCCTCAAATCCAGGGTTTACAGGGCCCAGCAGGCTTCGACGGGGGAACCAGGAGTCCCAGGGAACCCTGGTGAGCCAGGATCCCCCGGCCAGCCCTCACCACCCTGGGGTGAGTTTGTCCCGTCTGTTCTCCCCAGCCCGACACTTCACTGGTGCAGTCTGTAACCTTCATTTCTGGTCAGAAGTGATTTCCCTCCTACACTTGTTAGTAAACTGACTGAGAGGGTTGGTTCTGGAAAAAATTCTGCCATTTTGTCTTTTGTTTAGCTTTTTGGACGAATGTACTTGCTGTACCTGAAATAATTTCACCCCAAAACGTCAAGTAAGTAACATGAAGAGACTTGGGGCTTGTAGGGATAGCTCAGAGCTTCCAACCCTGTTCTATCCCTCTTCTCATTGTACCTGTCCagttgaggggggggggacactgcaCCTATTCTCTTCATACGAGTCTGTGGTCACCAGTGAAGAACTTCCACACCGTGGTGATAATGAATGAATGaccgtcctcctcctctcccccccaggGTCATCTGGTCTCTCAAGGCAGCTAGGCTTCGGTGAGAAAATCAGCTTGGAATGATGGGAATGATATCTTGGCAACAGGTGAGTTTACTATAAATCACCTGGGATGATGGGAATGATATCTGGGCAACAGGGTGAGCTACTATTAAATCACCTGGGATGATGGGGATGATATCTGGCAACAGGGT
The nucleotide sequence above comes from Oncorhynchus kisutch isolate 150728-3 unplaced genomic scaffold, Okis_V2 scaffold2519, whole genome shotgun sequence. Encoded proteins:
- the LOC116370375 gene encoding collagen alpha-2(V) chain-like gives rise to the protein MATSVLSRIILCLAISLFPVLTVTSQDVNLGNEDSCAENGKVYSNNEIWNPEPCKICVCDLGTITCEDIRCEDLACKETSTPEGECCPVCSEAAGTQGQQATTWDNLLPKIKTDEKKDETCRDNGQVYAHNDMWTPEPCKVCVCDSGTTICEEVQCEMVGNCEKVTIPEGECCPVCDSFSSANRRIEMMAFKGQKGEPGDIPYVVGQVLPELRGAEDTLVSRAEKVYRAQQASTGEPGVPGNPGEPGSPGQPSPPW